In the Gossypium arboreum isolate Shixiya-1 chromosome 10, ASM2569848v2, whole genome shotgun sequence genome, one interval contains:
- the LOC108489153 gene encoding B3 domain-containing transcription repressor VAL2-like isoform X2 yields the protein MASKSCMNGLCGATTSIEWRKGWALRSGDFANLCDKCGSAYEQSIFCDIFHSKDAGWRECSSCGKRLHCGCIVSRCLLELLDSGGGIICISCAKKSGLNPMIEDEKPNGFGIVKTNAGQLHSISADNQLISISNENLKLMQLSNNAESIGLRQLLQLHNDDSSRSFVQMKQEEVLPPAIDIGSTCLSNTNQASNGSVQAGKPAICKANISETLPQTNLSISLGSSLGNQNVFPGSVVDEKGKMSSVLQQASKSLHLLPKPPKPVLAGLEVNAGMVPQIRVARPPVEGRGRNQLLPRYWPRITDQELQQISGDSNSTIVPLFEKVLSASDAGRIGRLVLPKACAEAYFPPISQPEGLPLRIQDVKGKEWVFQFRFWPNNNSRMYVLEGVTPCMQSMQLQAGDTVTFSRMDPEGKLVMGFRKATNNAAVQSLKGSTDPHLNALSKHLSSTGGDISWNKSGKHEDRIREGLLLPSMLTPERKRTRNIGSKSKRLLIDSQDALELKLTWEEAQDLLRPPPSIKPSVVTIEDHDFEEYDEPPVFGKRSIFAVRSTGGQEQWAQCDSCSKWRRLPVDVLLPPKWTCADNNWDQSRSSCSAPEELTPRELENLLRLNRDFKKRRIAAFTRPTQEHESSSGLDALANAAILGDNADNSGTTSVATTTKHPRHRPGCSCIVCIQPPSGKGKHKPTCTCVVCMTVKRRFKTLTMRKKKRQSEREAEIAQRNQQAWGPSEEAEVDSSSKHVSSLHLNPFENEARSANELESKSQSSTKLVEANKGQIDLNCDPDREDDSQLGPNRTSMTSLVRVASLPLETYLKENGLTSLVYEQQGNSASNAPPQSMSGTVEGETQENSSFPSATEEPESKDEENGETGSDRVDDNNDKDP from the exons ATGGCGTCAAAGAGTTGCATGAATGGACTATGCGGCGCTACAACGTCGATTGAGTGGAGAAAAGGCTGGGCTTTGCGATCTGGAGATTTCGCTAATCTCTGCGATAAGTGCGG GTCTGCATATGAACAGTCAATATTCTGCGACATATTCCACTCGAAGGATGCAGGGTGGAGGGAATGCAGTTCGTGTGGCAAG CGTCTCCACTGTGGATGTATTGTTTCCAGGTGCTTGCTTGAGCTTCTCGATAGTGGAGGGGGCATTATCTGTATAAGCTGCGCTAAAAAATCAGGATTGAACCCT ATGATTGAAGATGAAAAGCCTAATGGATTTGGTATAGTGAAGACTAATGCTGGTCAATTGCACTCAATCTCTGCAGACAACCAATTGATTAGCATTAGCAATGAAAACCTAAAGCTTATGCAGTTGAGCAACAATGCAGAAAGCATTGGACTGAGGCAATTGCTTCAGCTTCACAATGATGACTCAAGTAGGTCTTTTGTGCAAATGAAACAGGAGGAAGTTTTGCCTCCTGCAATAGACATTGGAAGCACATGCTTGTCAAATACTAATCAAGCATCTAACGGATCAGTTCAAGCTGGGAAACCTGCCATATGTAAAGCTAATATTTCTGAGACATTGCCGCAAACAAACTTAAGTATTTCTTTAGGCAGTTCATTAGGGAACCAAAATGTTTTTCCTGGTTCAGTTGTGGATGAAAAAGGTAAGATGTCTTCAGTCTTGCAACAGGCATCCAAATCTCTCCATCTTCTACCCAAGCCTCCAAAGCCAGTGCTAGCAGGTTTGGAGGTGAATGCAGGCATGGTACCCCAGATACGTGTTGCTAGGCCTCCAGTAGAGGGACGTGGACGGAATCAGTTGCTTCCTCGTTATTGGCCAAGGATTACAGACCAAGAATTACAGCAAATTTCTGGAGA TTCAAATTCCACCATTGTTCCTCTGTTTGAAAAGGTTCTGAGTGCAAGTGATGCTGGACGGATTGGTCGCTTGGTTCTGCCAAAAGCATGTGCTGAA GCTTATTTCCCCCCTATATCTCAACCAGAGGGCCTTCCCCTAAGAATTCAAGATGTAAAGGGAAAAGAATGGGTGTTTCAGTTCAGATTCTGGCCTAATAACAACAGCAGGATGTATGTTTTAGAGGGTGTGACTCCTTGCATGCAGTCTATGCAGTTGCAAGCTGGAGATACCG TAACATTTAGCCGCATGGATCCTGAAGGGAAGCTTGTTATGGGGTTTCGTAAAGCAACAAACAATGCTGCGGTGCAG TCACTGAAGGGAAGCACTGATCCACACCTTAACGCGCTGTCCAAACATTTGAGTTCAACTGGTGGTGATATTAGCTGGAATAAATCTGGGAAGCACGAGGACAGGATAAGGGAGGGCTTATTACTGCCATCTATGTTAACTCCGGAGAGAAAAAGAACTCGGAATATTGGGTCCAAAAGCAAGAGGTTGCTGATTGACAGCCAGGATGCTTTGGAGCTGAAACTTACTTGGGAAGAGGCACAGGATTTGCTCCGTCCACCACCAAGTATCAAGCCTAGCGTTGTCACGATTGAGGATCATGATTTTGAAGAATATGAC GAACCTCCAGTTTTTGGGAAGAGGAGCATCTTTGCTGTCCGTTCGACTGG GGGACAAGAGCAATGGGCTCAGTGTGATAGCTGTTCTAAATGGAGAAGGTTGCCTGTTGATGTTCTTCTTCCACCAAAATGGACATGTGCAGACAACAACTGGGACCAAAGCAG GTCATCATGTTCTGCACCAGAAGAACTCACCCCAAGGGAGCTAGAAAATCTTCTTAGATTAAATAGAG ATTTCAAAAAAAGGAGAATAGCGGCATTCACTAGGCCAACCCAGGAGCATGAATCATCATCTGGTTTGGATGCTTTGGCCAATGCTGCTATCCTTGGAGACAATGCAGATAATTCAGGCACAACGTCAGTGGCAACTACTACTAAACATCCAAGGCATCGTCCTGGTTGTTCTTGCATCGTATGCATCCAGCCTCCAAGTGGAAAGGGAAAACACAAGCCGACATGCACATGCGTTGTGTGCATGACAGTTAAACGTCGTTTTAAAACCCTCACAATGCGCAAGAAGAAGCGTCAATCGGAGCGTGAAGCAGAGATTGCTCAGAGGAATCAGCAAGCATGGGGTCCCAGTGAAGAAGCTGAGGTAGACAGCAGCTCTAAGCATGTATCATCATTGCACCTCAATCCTTTTGAGAATGAAGCAAGGTCGGCTAACGAGTTAGAATCCAAGAGCCAGAGCTCCACCAAGTTGGTTGAAGCTAACAAGGGACAGATAGACTTGAACTGTGATCCTGACCGTGAGGATGATTCCCAATTAGGTCCCAACCGCACGAGCATGACAAGTCTTGTTCGAGTGGCAAGCCTTCCATTGGAGACGTACCTGAAGGAGAATGGTCTTACAAGCTTGGTATATGAACAGCAAGGAAATTCAGCGTCAAATGCTCCACCACAGAGCATGAGTGGGACTGTGGAGGGTGAGACACAAGAAAATAGCAGTTTCCCTTCTGCCACCGAAGAGCCTGAGAGTAAGGATGAAGAAAATGGTGAAACTGGATCCGACAGAGTCGATGACAACAATGACAAGGATCCTTAA
- the LOC108489153 gene encoding B3 domain-containing transcription repressor VAL2-like isoform X1 produces MASKSCMNGLCGATTSIEWRKGWALRSGDFANLCDKCGSAYEQSIFCDIFHSKDAGWRECSSCGKRLHCGCIVSRCLLELLDSGGGIICISCAKKSGLNPMIEDEKPNGFGIVKTNAGQLHSISADNQLISISNENLKLMQLSNNAESIGLRQLLQLHNDDSSRSFVQMKQEEVLPPAIDIGSTCLSNTNQASNGSVQAGKPAICKANISETLPQTNLSISLGSSLGNQNVFPGSVVDEKGKMSSVLQQASKSLHLLPKPPKPVLAGLEVNAGMVPQIRVARPPVEGRGRNQLLPRYWPRITDQELQQISGDSNSTIVPLFEKVLSASDAGRIGRLVLPKACAEAYFPPISQPEGLPLRIQDVKGKEWVFQFRFWPNNNSRMYVLEGVTPCMQSMQLQAGDTVTFSRMDPEGKLVMGFRKATNNAAVQETLPSAIPNGTLSSESLFSGVFENLPIISGYSGLLQSLKGSTDPHLNALSKHLSSTGGDISWNKSGKHEDRIREGLLLPSMLTPERKRTRNIGSKSKRLLIDSQDALELKLTWEEAQDLLRPPPSIKPSVVTIEDHDFEEYDEPPVFGKRSIFAVRSTGGQEQWAQCDSCSKWRRLPVDVLLPPKWTCADNNWDQSRSSCSAPEELTPRELENLLRLNRDFKKRRIAAFTRPTQEHESSSGLDALANAAILGDNADNSGTTSVATTTKHPRHRPGCSCIVCIQPPSGKGKHKPTCTCVVCMTVKRRFKTLTMRKKKRQSEREAEIAQRNQQAWGPSEEAEVDSSSKHVSSLHLNPFENEARSANELESKSQSSTKLVEANKGQIDLNCDPDREDDSQLGPNRTSMTSLVRVASLPLETYLKENGLTSLVYEQQGNSASNAPPQSMSGTVEGETQENSSFPSATEEPESKDEENGETGSDRVDDNNDKDP; encoded by the exons ATGGCGTCAAAGAGTTGCATGAATGGACTATGCGGCGCTACAACGTCGATTGAGTGGAGAAAAGGCTGGGCTTTGCGATCTGGAGATTTCGCTAATCTCTGCGATAAGTGCGG GTCTGCATATGAACAGTCAATATTCTGCGACATATTCCACTCGAAGGATGCAGGGTGGAGGGAATGCAGTTCGTGTGGCAAG CGTCTCCACTGTGGATGTATTGTTTCCAGGTGCTTGCTTGAGCTTCTCGATAGTGGAGGGGGCATTATCTGTATAAGCTGCGCTAAAAAATCAGGATTGAACCCT ATGATTGAAGATGAAAAGCCTAATGGATTTGGTATAGTGAAGACTAATGCTGGTCAATTGCACTCAATCTCTGCAGACAACCAATTGATTAGCATTAGCAATGAAAACCTAAAGCTTATGCAGTTGAGCAACAATGCAGAAAGCATTGGACTGAGGCAATTGCTTCAGCTTCACAATGATGACTCAAGTAGGTCTTTTGTGCAAATGAAACAGGAGGAAGTTTTGCCTCCTGCAATAGACATTGGAAGCACATGCTTGTCAAATACTAATCAAGCATCTAACGGATCAGTTCAAGCTGGGAAACCTGCCATATGTAAAGCTAATATTTCTGAGACATTGCCGCAAACAAACTTAAGTATTTCTTTAGGCAGTTCATTAGGGAACCAAAATGTTTTTCCTGGTTCAGTTGTGGATGAAAAAGGTAAGATGTCTTCAGTCTTGCAACAGGCATCCAAATCTCTCCATCTTCTACCCAAGCCTCCAAAGCCAGTGCTAGCAGGTTTGGAGGTGAATGCAGGCATGGTACCCCAGATACGTGTTGCTAGGCCTCCAGTAGAGGGACGTGGACGGAATCAGTTGCTTCCTCGTTATTGGCCAAGGATTACAGACCAAGAATTACAGCAAATTTCTGGAGA TTCAAATTCCACCATTGTTCCTCTGTTTGAAAAGGTTCTGAGTGCAAGTGATGCTGGACGGATTGGTCGCTTGGTTCTGCCAAAAGCATGTGCTGAA GCTTATTTCCCCCCTATATCTCAACCAGAGGGCCTTCCCCTAAGAATTCAAGATGTAAAGGGAAAAGAATGGGTGTTTCAGTTCAGATTCTGGCCTAATAACAACAGCAGGATGTATGTTTTAGAGGGTGTGACTCCTTGCATGCAGTCTATGCAGTTGCAAGCTGGAGATACCG TAACATTTAGCCGCATGGATCCTGAAGGGAAGCTTGTTATGGGGTTTCGTAAAGCAACAAACAATGCTGCGGTGCAG GAAACCCTACCATCTGCCATTCCTAATGGCACTCTTTCAAGTGAAAGTTTGTTTTCGGGTGTTTTTGAGAACCTGCCCATAATTAGTGGTTACTCTGGCCTTCTTCAGTCACTGAAGGGAAGCACTGATCCACACCTTAACGCGCTGTCCAAACATTTGAGTTCAACTGGTGGTGATATTAGCTGGAATAAATCTGGGAAGCACGAGGACAGGATAAGGGAGGGCTTATTACTGCCATCTATGTTAACTCCGGAGAGAAAAAGAACTCGGAATATTGGGTCCAAAAGCAAGAGGTTGCTGATTGACAGCCAGGATGCTTTGGAGCTGAAACTTACTTGGGAAGAGGCACAGGATTTGCTCCGTCCACCACCAAGTATCAAGCCTAGCGTTGTCACGATTGAGGATCATGATTTTGAAGAATATGAC GAACCTCCAGTTTTTGGGAAGAGGAGCATCTTTGCTGTCCGTTCGACTGG GGGACAAGAGCAATGGGCTCAGTGTGATAGCTGTTCTAAATGGAGAAGGTTGCCTGTTGATGTTCTTCTTCCACCAAAATGGACATGTGCAGACAACAACTGGGACCAAAGCAG GTCATCATGTTCTGCACCAGAAGAACTCACCCCAAGGGAGCTAGAAAATCTTCTTAGATTAAATAGAG ATTTCAAAAAAAGGAGAATAGCGGCATTCACTAGGCCAACCCAGGAGCATGAATCATCATCTGGTTTGGATGCTTTGGCCAATGCTGCTATCCTTGGAGACAATGCAGATAATTCAGGCACAACGTCAGTGGCAACTACTACTAAACATCCAAGGCATCGTCCTGGTTGTTCTTGCATCGTATGCATCCAGCCTCCAAGTGGAAAGGGAAAACACAAGCCGACATGCACATGCGTTGTGTGCATGACAGTTAAACGTCGTTTTAAAACCCTCACAATGCGCAAGAAGAAGCGTCAATCGGAGCGTGAAGCAGAGATTGCTCAGAGGAATCAGCAAGCATGGGGTCCCAGTGAAGAAGCTGAGGTAGACAGCAGCTCTAAGCATGTATCATCATTGCACCTCAATCCTTTTGAGAATGAAGCAAGGTCGGCTAACGAGTTAGAATCCAAGAGCCAGAGCTCCACCAAGTTGGTTGAAGCTAACAAGGGACAGATAGACTTGAACTGTGATCCTGACCGTGAGGATGATTCCCAATTAGGTCCCAACCGCACGAGCATGACAAGTCTTGTTCGAGTGGCAAGCCTTCCATTGGAGACGTACCTGAAGGAGAATGGTCTTACAAGCTTGGTATATGAACAGCAAGGAAATTCAGCGTCAAATGCTCCACCACAGAGCATGAGTGGGACTGTGGAGGGTGAGACACAAGAAAATAGCAGTTTCCCTTCTGCCACCGAAGAGCCTGAGAGTAAGGATGAAGAAAATGGTGAAACTGGATCCGACAGAGTCGATGACAACAATGACAAGGATCCTTAA
- the LOC108489154 gene encoding probable serine/threonine-protein kinase PBL1, which produces MGCFTVLRSNKKKPKQSVFVKHIAHKEHIPTMLPEPQIQTRSLQSAPPSFITRVKPIQSNNKASCYRTRALSAPSSLDAAEQDELASVEFEEQEESKSRVGLVKEQKSSSPQPLPLPSPHSTALKTMGSFKAGNVSGPLFASGPLPLPPSGTLRNFAYEEIAAACHHFSSDRCTSEGLSSVMYKASFGDDTSSTKKFEATVTRLHPSTQGLREFINEVNTLASLQHPNLCKLLGYHARDNSEQRMLVYERLFHGSLDRLLYGRSDGPPLDWNTRMKIALCSAQGLTFLHEEGPFQAMYNEFSTANIQIDKDFSAKLSGYGCVGHIPETEEISSNSVAVANISVETLERGRLTPKSNVWSFGIILLELLTGRKNLDNRHPKEERNLVKWSRPFLADDCRLSLIMDPQLKGRFPMKAARTVADIAQRCLQMDPSERPTMRTIVEHLKIIQDLKYSCRFPLQDPAAIAGKQMSRSPSLNGIITPAPRSNFSPSPPSRARMSVSPTRPPNLPLALPPRACSSTLSLEESERQESRRSSSATLRRASVEGY; this is translated from the exons ATGGGGTGTTTTACAGTTTTGAGAAGCAACAAGAAAAAGCCCAAGCAGTCAGTTTTTGTAAAACACATTGCTCATAAAGAGCATATTCCTACCATGCTGCCTGAGCCCCAAATTCAGACCCGATCACTGCAATCTGCACCCCCAAGTTTTATAACCAGAGTAAAACCAATTCAATCTAATAACAAGGCAAGCTGCTATAGGACACGTGCATTATCTGCTCCATCAAGTCTTGATGCTGCCGAGCAAGATGAGCTTGCGTCAGTTGAATTTGAAGAACAAGAAGAGTCGAAGAGTCGTGTTGGTTTAGTCAAGGAACAGAAGTCATCAAGTCCACAGCCTCTTCCACTTCCATCTCCCCACAGTACTGCACTGAAGACAATGGGAAGTTTTAAAGCAGGGAATGTTAGTGGCCCTCTTTTTGCTTCGGGACCATTACCCCTGCCTCCCTCTGGAACACTACGTAACTTCGCCTATGAAGAAATTGCAGCTGCTTGCCATCATTTCTCTTCCGATCGATGCACATCTGAGGGTCTATCTTCTGTTATGTACAAGGCATCCTTCGGAGATGACACATCAAGTACAAAGAAGTTTGAAGCTACTGTTACTCGCCTTCACCCATCCACTCAG GGTTTAAGGGAATTTATAAATGAAGTAAACACTCTTGCATCATTGCAACATCCAAATCTCTGTAAATTGCTTGGATACCATGCACGTGATAATTCAGAACAACGAATGTTGGTCTATGAGAGGTTATTTCATGGAAGCTTAGACCGGCTTTTATATGGGAGATCGGATGGACCGCCACTTGATTGGAATACTCGCATGAAAATTGCTTTATGTTCTGCACAGGGTCTGACTTTCTTGCATGAGGAAGGACCATTTCAG GCAATGTACAATGAATTTTCGACTGCCAACATACAGATCGACAAGGATTTCAGTGCAAAGCTCTCAGGATATGGGTGCGTTGGTCATATCCCAGAGACAGAAGAGATCTCCAGTAATTCAGTT GCTGTGGCAAATATATCCGTAGAGACTCTGGAGAGAGGGCGACTAACTCCAAAGAGCAATGTTTGGAGTTTTGGGATCATTCTACTTGAATTACTCACTGGCCGGAAGAACCTTGACAACCGTCATCCCAAGGAAGAGAGGAACCTAGTGAAGTGGAGCCGGCCATTCCTAGCCGACGATTGTAGATTGTCACTTATCATGGATCCTCAGCTCAAAGGTCGCTTTCCTATGAAAGCTGCCCGTACTGTGGCTGACATTGCACAAAGGTGTCTCCAGATGGACCCATCAGAGAGGCCAACCATGAGAACCATCGTTGAGCATCTCAAAATCATCCAAGACCTGAAATACTCTTGTCGGTTTCCTCTGCAAGATCCAGCAGCAATTGCTGGAAAACAGATGTCAAGGTCACCGAGTCTCAACGGCATCATTACTCCTGCACCCAGGTCAAATTTCTCACCGTCTCCACCATCAAGAGCCCGGATGTCTGTTTCTCCTACAAGACCACCTAATCTGCCATTGGCACTTCCACCACGAGCATGTTCCTCGACACTCTCGTTAGAGGAGTCTGAGAGGCAAGAAAGTAGAAGATCATCATCAGCAACCCTTAGGAGGGCTAGCGTAGAAGGATATTGA